The Miscanthus floridulus cultivar M001 chromosome 6, ASM1932011v1, whole genome shotgun sequence genomic interval gacacttgcctcgatggctcaagtgttgcgctcaatgagctcactaacgggtatgttcgtgtggaatctggatccatcatttgctaacggggtcggtagagccctcatgtggcattccactacttcttaacccacctcccggtagatgcccgagctgttCACTGGGCTCAGGTGgctcgttggcctctcctcgatggagattttgtgggtctggctcgaggttagaatcaaacgagaaaggtcaaggtgtccctgtccgcttctgaaccAGGTCGGgcgaggccgctggggctcattttggtttttctctcctagctctgtttgacacaaggcggcctcgagccctttacaCACATTGAATGAGGCAGCTGCCACTTCATGATGCGACAcaaagcgttgagatgcaaggttttgcatatgcaatgtttggatgtataGATTTAGCGTATAGTTTAATTGAAACGAAAGtgagggtcggtaacgttacctcgGTGGTATGAGCCATGGGAAGCTCGTACCAAATATGTCCGTGCTTGGTTTGGGTCCATCGTTTGCGATGAGGTCGACATAACCTGCATAAGTATCACTATTTTTTGTTTTCATCTCTCGGTGCCGGTCCGAGCCGCTCGATTGATTTTAGGTGGCCTGACAGTCTCTCCTCGAAGGAGATTCTATAGGGGGACCCcttcgaacccttcttgagaaggcgggAGCTAAATCTCGTGGTGCGGGGAACTATGAATTCATCCGGTTGTATCCAAAGATTTACACCCACACACCGTGCTTCTGGTTTTAGACGTAAAGAGGGGCCaagctaagagggtgtttaaacaaataGACACCCTTGGCAGCCCTCGAGCAATGTCCATGTCTCTGCCGTTGCTGGGATCGGAGGCTCGGTAAAGAaattaacactcaaagtaagtaaatagaggtgcttatctttcaatcgGTCGTTCATTCGTTGTTTTGCCTAGGCCAcccgatcgacctaggaggcccgttgggTTCCCCCTGGAGGGGGGTTCCGTCGTCGGGTTGTTCCACGATCCTGCCTGAGGAAGTGGAGAGTTGCCTACATGTGAGCATGCCCCATTTCTTGTGCCCGGGGCGCATTAGTGGCAGGCCACATCCAGACGACGTTCTGACTGACCAAGCGATGTCTTATCGACCAAAGCGTGCCCCTCTAGCTCCGGTGCGTCCCCTCaaatttctgtcagcattgatttcgcatttgtgttgaataggggaaggcagagagttttttgtcccaacctttcacctttccttagctgctgagccccttctttaaataggggggaggAGTTCTCGTCCCACCTCCTCACCAGCCTCTGagccaccacctcttctccttcctttccaccgaatgcagcggttcctaagtaagagaggatAACGCTTGGGAGAGaagaactcacagatccgctcatgaatctagagtgtgatgtcaagctggaggtcatccaacgtagatgagatggagTGGGTCGCCTATGCTGAGGAGGGTTCGCTGCTACCAAAGGAGGAGGAGCGCTGGCGGGTGTCGAATGTCATCGGTTTTACCATCGTGTGTTGCGGCCTTCCTTCGGTGGGTGGCGCCCCTGCCCCgatgccattgtcagggttgcagctgatgatgatggtaTAGTCCCTGGACACCCCAGCAGAGGCGCCGCTGTCGCTGgcgtggtgctcgatgttgcagatgATGGTGACTTTGAAGATCCTGCAGAGCGgtgggatgtcgccgatggagagcgtggtacggTGGCCATAGTAGATGAattggcccgtgtacatgcccggacATTGCCAATGGAGAGCATGGCACATCAGTCGCAGTAGAtgaactggcccatgtacatgcccggacgttgccgatggagaacATGGCGCGGCAGCCGAAGTAGAACTTGTAGCAAAGGTAggtagagactgtaattgaataagtttgtgggggagcccctgagtgaatagtcctttaaattttaagagtacattagtctttttcgtgatgaaatcactttgtaagtggtgaatttgtgcaaaaatgaacaaattttcatcttttgttatggcaaacagcttttcagcttcctctttttgtagaagaggtttcgatgccctccgacccttcccatggctcaagttgcaGAAAACTAGGAGTGCAGGTGAATTAGTTCTTATTACactagtgagcaaagaggtcatagccactggggcgtgggtctcccatagtcctactagttgtatttagaatttgttcccgaaatcttagtccttaggacttgtttatgagaggaacggaaaacttagagaatgtttgcaaagataacacaggaAGTATTTGAAAGATAAATGTACTTGTATTATttgtattagcccccgagtgGGGTCTGGCCCCTTGCAAATTTGTaggggttggatgtcactaaagctcagggatttgtaaagacaaaaactgataagaaaaagcatgcgtttatttaagggtaaaaacgacgtagctgctcaatgttctaggcgttggtgaagacctcgccgttgatggttttcaacttataAGCGCTtgggcgaagtacttccgtgacgacgtacggcccctctgaaaggtcctaatatggctagaggaggggtgaatagtctatttaaaaatctacaaatcaactagagcaacttgattagtatgacaaatagtgaaatgcaaacttgctctagctctacaagggttgcaagccacctattcaacaattctagttgcaatgattactaggcacataacttgcaatgttactactcactaagagctctcaatcttgctactctaaagagctccactagatgaacttaaaataacaaagcaagctctcaattctaattacactaaagagcttgctacaactagtttgcaagaatataaatgagtgagtaggatgattataccatcatgtagaggagtgaaccaatcacaagatgaaaaccaaatcaatcaccgggagaataccaaagggcaagagacaaccaatttttctcccgaggttcacgtgcttgctggcatgctagtccctattgtgtcgaccaacacttggtggtttggtggctaagaggtgttgcacgaatctcatccacacaattggacaccgcaagaacctacccacaagtgaggtaactcaatgacacgagcaatccactagagttaccttttggtgctccgccgaggaaggcacaagacccctcacaatcaccacaatcggagctagagacaatcaccaacctccgctcaacgatccttgctgctccaagccatctaggtggcggcaaccaccaagagaaacaagtgaatcctacagtgaaacatgaataccaagtgccactagatgcaatcactcaagcaatgcacttagattctttcccaatctcacaatgatgatggatcaatgatggagatgagtgggagagctttggctaagctcacaaagttgctatgtcaatgtaaatggccaagagtgtgagcttaagctggccatggggcttaaatagaagcccccatgaaatagagccgttgggctcctcactgcactgaacacaggccgaccggacgctctgatcattttgaccaaacgctggacctcagcgtccggtcatgcgatgtgtgccacgtgtcatcggcttcaaacactaATCGCCCAATTtcaacgatcaagtgatgactggacgcgttagttagaaagtgaccgaacgctggatctcaGTGtctagtcatttccagtaaggttccaaatgcaacatttcacgaccggacacgttcagTCATGCtcaaccggactcacccagcatccggtcactcaatgtctcctttATGTGTCCCATGTTagcgtacatcagcactgaccgaacgcaccctaccaacgtccggtcacttttagcgccagtgtccgatcaaagACCGAGACCAcacgctcactgctgctactgatcggGCACGCTGGTCCAACAGAgaccaacgtctggtcacttatagtgacctccatcttttctgtctagggcaccggtggcacatgtgttggcacacttcgtcggtgaagtttcctacccttgctcaaatgtgctaaccactaagtgtatcaccttgtgcacatgtgttagcttattttcacaaacattttcaagggtgttagcactccactagatcctaaatgcatatgcaatgagttagagtatctagtggcactttgataaccgcatttcgatacgagttccacccctcttaatagtatggctatcgatcctaaatgtgatcacactcgctaagtgtatcgatcactaaaacaaaatgactcctataattttacctttaccttgagccttttgtttttctctttcttcttttccaagtttaagcatttgatcatcaccatgccatcaccatcatcatgatcttcgccattgcttcatcacttggagtagtgctacctatcttataatcactttgataaactaggttagcacttagggtttcatcaattaaccaaattcaaactagagctttcaccctcctagggtggggagagcttgtggcggtccttgttgctctgcatgaggcggaggacaaggtccctgatgttgaaggctcggtcctacACCCATTggttgtggtaccgtcgcaacgcctgctggtacttggccgaacggaggagggcgatgtcacgggcttcgtctagctagtccatggcatcttggtgggatgcctcagctccctgttcATTGTATGCTCTGACTCTTGGttctccatagtcaaggtccatttagagaacggcctcagaaccgtataccatgaagaaaggtgtgtagctagtggcctggctgggagttgtccttaggctttAGAGCACCGTCGGGAGCTTAGTGACGCAACAcatgccgaacttgttcaaccgattgaagatcctaggcttgaggcccagcaggagcatgccatttacacgcttgacctgcccgttcgtccaggGGTGCACGACAGCTGCCCAATTGATCTGGATGTgttattcatcgtagaatcaaatTAATTTCCTGCCAGTGAATTGCGTGCTgttatctgtgatgatggagtttggtactccaaagtagtggatgatgtcgaggaagaacaacactgcttgctcggatttgatcatggagattagttgagcttcgatccatttcataaacttgtctatggtgacaagcaggtgggtgaagccctcgggtgcctttttaagtggcccaactaggtcgagcccctagaccacaaagggccacatgatggggatcatctagagtgcctgggctagaaggtgagtctaccgagcgtagtactgacacccttcgcaggcgCGTATGATTTGTTCGacgtcggctactgcagtgggccagtagaagccctgtcggaatgcgtttccaaccaaggtcctcggcgcagcatggtgaccgcagaccccaccatggatgtcactcagcagaagtcttccctattcgatggggatgcaaagctacaggatcctggtgtggccccatttgtagagttcaccctctataaggacgaaggacttggcgcgacatgCGAGCTGTCGAGCTTCTGCCTTGTCCATCGGTAGTGTGTCgcagaggaggtagtcaaggtaaagcATTCTCCAATCGtttagagggtcaggctctgctgttggatcctcttcaagctccatgacctcaggttTAGATGGAGCAGTTGGCGGGTCGGCCCTCGGGGCTCgattagatgggccatcgttggccCATTTTGACCCCTCGTagcgcaccgagggcttgtgttgatcattGGTGAAGACACCCGTCAGCACTGGCTCTTGGCTAGATGCTGCTTTCGTGAGCATGTCGGCCGCTTTGTTGAGGCGCctagggatgtgattgagctcgaggccgtcgaatctaTCCTCTAGCCattggacttcttggtagtatgctgccatcttggcgttgtggcagcttgactccttcatgacttgattgaCGACCAACTAGGAGTCACCCctgatgtcgaggcgtcggatgcccaactcgatggtgattcgtaggccgttgatgagcgcttcgtattcggcgatattatttgatgaggggaaatggagcgaACCATGTAGTCCATTCGagccccgaggggtgatacgaagaccagccccgtgCCGGCACCCTTTTTCATcagcgacccatcgaagtacatggtccattACTCTTGATTGATGACCGTCAgtggcatctagacctcggtccactctatgatgaagtcagctagcacctaggacttgatcgccgttcaGGGAGCATATGcaatgccttgatccattagctcgagtgcccactttgtggttcttcctgtgGCGTCCTAGTTATGgacaacctcaccgagggggaatgacgtcatgactatcatagggtgtgactcaaagtagtgacatagcttcctcttggtgatgaggacggtgtataggagtttctagatttgggagtagcgggttttggagttggacagtacctcactgatgaaatacatagggcactgcaccttgaaggcgtgcccctcttcttctcgctctactactaaggcggcgctgactacttgcatggtggccactatgtacagcaggagggattctccgtcgcttggaggaactaggatcgagggttttgttagaagtggcttgaccatgtcaagcgcctcctgggccttggctgtccactcgaagtggtcggTTTTCTTCatgagtcgataaagggggagtcctcattcactgaggcacgagatgaattggctgagggcggcgaggcaccctacgatccgttgaaccccctttatgttctggatcgggcccatccttgtgatggccaagattttctctaggttggcttcaataccatgctcggagatgatgaagccgagcagcatgcccctcggaacccccaaaacacacttcttgggattgagtttgatgccatttgctcagagtttcacaaaggtttgtttGAGATcgacgacaaggtggtcagcccgtttggacttaactatgatgtcaccgacataggcctcaatggtccgcccgatgaggtcccccgAATGAGTTGAGCATGCAGCGCTAGTAAGTTGCCCCAGCAttttttagaccgaacggcattgaaatatagcagaacgatccgaagggggtgattaaagatgtcgtgagctggtcggactctctcatcgtgatttggtggtagccggagtatgcgtcaaggaagcagagggtttcgcacctagAGGTAGAattgactatctggtctatgcatggcaaaggaaatgggtcctttgggcatgccttgttgagacccatgtagtcgacacatatcctccatttcccgctcttctttcgtacaagaatgggatttgctaaccactctgggtggtgtacttctctGATGAACCCAGCGGCCAacaattttgctatctcttcaccgatggccctacgcttttcctcatcgaagtggcgcaggcattgcttcaccggcttggagcctaggtggattttcaaggtatgctcggtgacctcccttaggatgcctggcatatccgagggttttcacgcaaagatgtctttgttgtcgcggagaaagtcgacgagcgctatttcctattcggaggagagcatggtaccaatgcgtatctttttaccctcggagctgctggggtccatgaggacctccttagagccCTCTACCGATTCGAACGACTCGGTCAATTTCTTCGCGTCGAGCACTTCTTTGGtgacctcttccctaaggatgGCGAGCTCTCCGGAGGCAACGACTGCTGCGGCGTGGCCATAGCATTTGACTtcacactcgtaagcgcgctggaaggaggtgctgctgatgatgaccccgtggggacccgacatctttagcttgagatatgtatagttggggacggccatgaacatTGCGTAACATggacatcccaggatggcgtggaaggtttcggggaaccctaccacgttaaaggtgagggtcttagtcctataATTGGATTGATCCCCGAAGGTGACGAGCACATCGATCTATCCTAGTGGCATGGCCTGTCTGCCAGGCACGACTCCGTGGAAAGGCGATCAGACGGGGCAGAGGTTCGtctggtcgatgcccatctcattgagcgtcttggcatacatgatgttgaggctactgcctccgtccatcagtactttcatgagttgctttgggccgacgattgggtcgacaacaagcgggtaccttctcgggtgtgggacggcatctggatggtcggtcctatcgaaggttatggcagattctaaccaccggaggaaggcaggcatggccggtccgatcgtatagacctcgcggcgtgcgaTCTTCTGGCGTCGTTTGGAGTCGTaagccgttgatcctccgaagatcatgagggcgccattCGGAGTCGGGgaggcatcgtccttctcctcagcgTCATTCATAGTGGGGGGCagatccttcccctgctcccctttgttggagcttctACACAAGAACTTGCgtatgaggccacaatccttgtacagatgcttgaccgggaaagcatggtttgggcatggcccctcgagcattttttcgaagtggttcggagtgccctctgtgggcttccggccacccttgCGGTTGGCAGTAGCCACGAGCGAGTCATCGTGCCATTGTTTCTTATTCTTTCTCTTGGCAGAAtagttggaggcgcctttgccAGTGCCCTCGTCCCACCTCGCCTTGCCGTCCGAACTGTCAAAtattgctccgaccgcctcttc includes:
- the LOC136460534 gene encoding uncharacterized protein: MAAYYQEVQWLEDRFDGLELNHIPRRLNKAADMLTKAASSQEPVLTGVFTNDQHKPSVRYEGSKWANDGPSNRAPRADPPTAPSKPEVMELEEDPTAEPDPLNDWRMLYLDYLLCDTLPMDKAEARQLACRAKSFVLIEGELYKWGHTRIL